The following are encoded in a window of Diorhabda sublineata isolate icDioSubl1.1 chromosome 3, icDioSubl1.1, whole genome shotgun sequence genomic DNA:
- the LOC130441965 gene encoding serine/threonine-protein kinase Warts, which yields MGQQSRIQIIMNPSTPARSPGYHQKAMEEIQNSLRPFAKSSSEAMSSSAASTISSFSATSGVSSLSSTSGGNVNDKDVIQLRQLGFSEESSIRALQLYSGRVDIALEYLSKQSIDPSTGLKTTSPSYTKLMRKPSIERELVLPRGSPALDSGAGSSRSDSPRLIADLHNRYSPSFNEPPPPPPPRNTPPPPPPHVVGGAGGYQAPPVPSNVQQMFKRMSPAPVVPARTSAVGQVYNSPALQQRGTSPVSSTSTSSGRQPMVVQNGPQVQQQLSQQMQALSLYQSSTASTSEPPPPYPLIPASPANGPPPPPSYSASIQNRQSPTQDFRKSPSSGIYSGSASTGSPSPIPVSTNATPTAMARPTPLQAWGARQTISQPPIIMQSVKSTQVQKPVLQTAIAPTSPQLPSPTSTTPPAISAPPPSYTVSIQQKGYTNGTKPAAPLPSASPSNNVQPVTVPTTEPPSYASTMQAKAKAQRGMATHPPLPPPPYSSDDNHVQVYTVDSSMSPRASPHVHPSLQRKYSPVVNNECRSDSPQSTSSGDSRNQYSDNGAPPLPPTASSSVKNNHLVNGNSETKSSETPPQLPPYTKIKHQSPIPERKKISKEKEEERRDGKVKNYSPQAFKFFMEQHIENVIKSYKQRQFRRMQLEKEMNKIGLSSEAQAQMRKMLSQKESNYIRLKRAKMDKSMFVRIKPIGVGAFGEVTLVRKIDTNHLYAMKTLRKSEVLKRNQVAHVKAERDILAEADNEWVVKLYYSFQDSDILYFVMDYIPGGDLMSLLIKLGIFQEVLARFYIAELTCAVESVHKMGFIHRDIKPDNILIDKDGHIKLTDFGLCTGFRWTHNSKYYQPNGDHSRQDSMDPIDDWNEECNCKPLERRRRREHRCLAHSLVGTPNYIAPEVLQRKGYTHVCDWWSVGVILYEMLVGQPPFLANTPAETQFKVINWETTLQIPKQANLSPDSTDLILKLCCSAEKRLGKNASEVKSHPFFKDIDFEKGLRRQPAPYKPRIEYPTDTSNFDPIDPDKLRNSTSIDSNNSDELVDNSNLFHGFFEFTFRRFFDDGGLTSLNKINLDDNDNQGGPVYV from the exons ATGGGCCAACAGTCCCGCATTCAAATCATCATGAATCCAAGCACACCGGCCCGGTCACCGGGCTATCACCAAAAAGCTATGGAAGAAATCCAGAATTCTTTAAGGCCATTTGCAAAAAGCAGTAGCGAAGCAATGAGCTCCAGTGCTGCCAGCACTATATCAAGTTTTTCAGCAACTAGCGGGGTTAGTTCTTTGAGCTCTACTTCTGGAGGAAATGTGAATGATAAAGATGTTATACAGTTGAGACAACTGGGTTTTTCAGag GAATCTTCTATTCGAGCTTTACAACTTTACAGTGGTCGAGTTGATATTGCCCTAGAATACCTCAGCAAACAATCAATTGATCCCTCTACAGGTTTAAAGACTACTTCTCCTAGCTATACTAAACTCATGAGGAAACCCAGCATTGAACGAGAATTAGTACTACCACGTGGAAGCCCAGCTTTAGACAGTGGTGCAGGAAGTTCACGTTCTGATAGTCCAAGACTAATCGCCGATTTACATAATCGATATTCTCCAAGTTTTAATGAACCTCCGCCTCCGCCACCTCCGAGAAATACACCTCCGCCACCTCCACCTCACGTTGTAGGTGGAGCTGGAGGGTATCAAGCACCACCAGTTCCTAGTAATGTACAACAGATGTTTAAAAGAATGTCACCTGCTCCTGTGGTACCAGCAAGGACATCAGCTGTGGGGCAAGTGTACAATTCACCTGCCTTACAACAA AGAGGAACAAGTCCTGTAAGCAGTACCTCAACTTCTTCTGGTCGTCAACCAATGGTCGTTCAGAATGGTCCACAAGTACAACAACAACTTTCGCAGCAGATGCAGGCTTTGAGCTTGTATCAAAGTAGTACAGCTTCAACATCAGAACCACCACCACCGTATCCTCTAATACCAGCCAGTCCAGCAAACGGTCCTCCTCCTCCACCTTCTTATTCAGCATCAATTCAGAATAGACAGAGTCCTACTCAGGATTTCAGGAAGAGCCCTTCATCTGGTATTTATTCAGGATCGGCATCTACTGGATCTCCCAGTCCTATACCA GTTTCAACGAACGCAACTCCAACGGCAATGGCGCGACCGACACCCTTACAAGCTTGGGGTGCACGACAAACAATATCCCAACCTCCAATTATTATGCAATCCGTAAAAAGTACTCAAGTTCAGAAACCAGTACTGCAAACTGCCATTGCGCCAACATCACCACAACTTCCATCGCCAACAAGCACTACCCCACCTGCAATATCTGCTCCACCGCCTTCGTATACTGTATCTATCCAACAGAAAGg cTACACGAACGGTACAAAACCTGCCGCTCCTCTTCCCTCAGCTAGTCCATCAAACAACGTTCAACCAGTTACTGTTCCAACTACCGAGCCCCCGAGTTACGCTAGTACCATGCAAGCTAAAGCAAAAGCCCAACGTGGTATGGCAACTCATCCTCCCTTACCACCACCACCTTATTCCTCTGATGATAACCACGTTCAAGTGTATACTGTGGATAGTTCTATGTCTCCAAGGGCGAGTCCTCATGTCCACCCTTCGttacaaagaaaatattctCCAGTCGTTAATAATGAATGTAGATCTGATAGTCCACAATCAACTAGTAGCGGAGATAGTAGGAATCAGTATTCAGATAACGGAGCCCCGCCGTTACCTCCGACAG cATCATCTTCCGTCAAAAATAATCACCTAGTGAATGGTAACAGCGAAACGAAATCCAGTGAAACACCGCCTCAACTACCTCCATACACTAAGATCAAACATCAATCACCTATACCAGAACGGAAGAAGATTagcaaagaaaaagaagaagaacgtCGAGATGGTAAAGTGAAGAATTATTCGCCGCAagcttttaaatttttcatggaACAACATAtcgaaaatgttattaaatcgTACAAGCAACGCCAGTTCAGACGGATGCAATTGGAGaaagaaatgaacaaaatagGATTGAGTTCTGAGGCTCAGGCGCAAATGAGGAAGATGTTGTCGCAGAAGGAATCGAATTATATaag GTTGAAAAGGGCTAAAATGGATAAAAGTATGTTTGTAAGGATAAAACCAATAGGCGTCGGAGCTTTTGGTGAAGTAACATTGGTAAGAAAAATCGACACCAATCATCTATACGCAATGAAAACTTTAAGGAAATCCGAAGTGTTGAAAAGGAATCAGGTAGCTCATGTTAAAGCTGAAAGGGATATTTTAGCTGAAGCCGATAATGAATGGGTCGTCAAACTTTATTATTCTTTTCAAGATTcagatattttgtattttgtcaTGGATTATATACCTGGGGGTGATCTAATGTCCTTATTAATCAAATTAGGAATATTTCAAGAAGTACTGGCGAG gtTCTACATAGCAGAATTAACTTGCGCAGTTGAAAGCGTACATAAAATGGGATTTATCCACAGAGATATTAAACCCGATAATATTCTGATAGATAAAGATGGTCACATCAAATTGACAGATTTCGGTTTGTGTACCGGTTTTCGATGGACGCATAATTCCAAATATTACCAACCTAACG GAGATCATAGTAGACAAGATTCCATGGATCCGATAGACGATTGGAACGAGGAGTGTAATTGTAAACCGTTAGAAAGGCGGAGAAGACGCGAACATCGATGTTTGGCGCATTCTCTAGTAGGAACTCCGAATTATATAGCACCAGAAGTATTGCAGAGAAAGGGATATACGCACGTGTGTGATTGGTGGAGCGTCGGTgttattttgtatgaaatgtTGGTCGGTCAACCGCCGTTTTTGGCAAACACTCCCGCCGAGACACAATTCAAA gtGATAAATTGGGAAACGACCCTACAAATACCGAAACAAGCCAATCTTTCACCGGATAGTACGGACTTGATATTAAAATTGTGTTGTAGCGCCGAAAAGCGTCTCGGAAAAAATGCTAGTGAAGTAAAATCTCATCCGTTTTTCAAGGATATCGATTTTGAAAAAGGTCTGCGACGTCAACCGGCTCCTTACAAACCGCGCATCGAATACCCGACGGACACGTCGAATTTCGACCCGATCGATCCCGATAAACTCCGAAATTCGACATCGATAGACTCGAACAATTCCGACGAATTAGTCGATAATTCGAATCTCTTTCACGGATTCTTCGAATTTACGTTTAGGAGGTTCTTCGACGACGGCGGTCTCACTTCCCTCAACAAAATCAATTTAGACGACAACGACAATCAAGGCGGGCCGGTGTACGTGTGA